The following nucleotide sequence is from Salvia miltiorrhiza cultivar Shanhuang (shh) chromosome 7, IMPLAD_Smil_shh, whole genome shotgun sequence.
ATAGTCCCACAAACATCAACACTCAAGCCAAGGGGTGGTGTAACAATCAAGCGAAGAATATTGTACTCTTAAAGTGAAAAATTCGATGAGACTTTGAGGTAACTTTTGTATGTACTTGTACAATTCTATCTATGACTTTTGGTCTATTACACCATGTCGATGATATTTTATTAACATTTTGAGGTTGTCTTTTGTGTGTATATGCCTCAATGTAGCTTCCGATTGAATGCACTGTGTATACATGATGCATAATgtcttaaaaatatttaaatagttTGTATATAAAATGTACTTGTGGATTGCTGCAATTTTTATGAGTTAGCGACTTATAGAAATTCTCTTACAAGTCAGAGTATAATATGGCTGCACTTGGAAATGATTGGACTAGCATCATTATTAATCCTATATTTCACGGAGCAATTATAGAAACACCGCGTCCTACGCGGTGTGAAAtttctagtatatatatatatatataatatatatatatatatattaatcaatAGTTTTTACATATTACACATTGGATAAAAGATTGGAGTCTAAAGGGAAAATGGCTTAACATGGGTGTATTGAGGAGCTTTTATATCATCACACGCATATATAAAAAGAGTTTGAATAAAATACACAGAAATGGTGAACTCAAACATCCCTTGTACATAAATGTGGGAAACCCCAAGAGAAGGCGCGTAGTAGCACTAACAACACAGCTATAAAGATTACAGCGATAAAAATATAGTAGTCAATTAATGGTGTATTGAACGTGTTGGGACTGATCACCTTCATCGAACTTCCATAACTCAATATGATAAACATAATCGAGCCACACATTGCAGGTCCGACGGCAACGGAAATAACGGGTAACATGGATTCCAATCCGGAGGTGATGAGGAAGATTACGAGGAAGGATAAGTAGAATGCCATGTTGTTAGCAGATACCAAATCTCTGTATATCTCGGGATGAGTGTATGCTATCACAGCTTCGCCAGCCTTGTGTGATGGCGTGTCGTCCTGCCACACCCCACCGGGTGGGGTGACGCTGTTCTGGAACGCCATCGTTGCTATCAGGATCGCCACCACCATCATAACGTTGTACATATTGGTCTCGAACATGAATTTTAATGGAATACATCTTAAGATTCTCCTCATTTCCCAATAGCTAGGAGTTGTAGTTGGAGGGCTCTCATCCAACAGTTGCAGTGCTATTTTGCCCATTGAATTCCGCTTTCTCTTTTTGATTTTGTTGCTTTTCCACAAGTATCGGAGAATCTGagattttcataatattaataCCTTCATCAATTGCATGTTGCAAGACATTCTCCTAATAGCCATTTGGATAATAAGTAATAGCCATTTAATTTTCTATCTTTATTTATAATCCTTTCAACCgaactatttatttaattatttaaaatattataataaatttcatGTGCTTAAAAACACTatgtaaataataaatataatagtaGGACATAATGATACATACAAAACTGTGGGATATTATGACTAATTAATTCAAATGATGGTGGTTACCTCAAGTTGATTGCACCTGACAGCCAAATGCGATAGGGTCTCCCCATCATCATCAACTGCATACACAAACTCTCCCAATTTCTCCACCAAAACCTCCAATGTTTTAAGCTGACCATGTTTCACACACAGGTGCAACACAGTCTGCCCGCGATGCAGTCTCTCCATAGCAGGCATATGACTCCTTTCAAGCAGCTCCTTCAAGATGTTGACATGCCCGTTCATGGCTGCAATATGAATCGGGTTCATATCATGACAGTCTCGCCACCAGCACGCCTCTGGGGCTACTGCTAACAACTTTCTCACTATCACAACGTTCCCTTCAAGGCTCCTTTCCGCAGCTGCAATGTGAAGAGGCGATGATTGTTGGGAGTTCAAATCCCGAGCTAGATGCGGATTGGTGTTCAACAACCCTTCAACCATGGCTTCATGCCCCCGCAGTATTGCTATCTGTAGAAAGTTTCTTGAACGTGCATATGAAACTTCATCAACAAGATCCACAAGAACCTTTATATTATTGTTTTCCATGGCCACCAAATGCTGTACCATCTGAGATTTTGCATGATACAAAAGCCTCATCAATGTATTGGACCTAGCTTTGTCAATCAATTGCACTTTCATAATTTATGAGCTGCGTGATAGTAAAATATGCATTTTAAGACAGTAAAGATAAAAACTAGAGAGacgttctaataaaaacctctgttaaaatgagaactaggaacctaatcttggccttttaaatattagatctaatggttaggatttagttaACAAAAGAAACtatgcatctattatattttactgtgcacttaaaaattatgcaatttatgcaattgaaaccaacaatgcaaaatactcaagcaaatcgaaattgtgcatctatgcaattaaaactgtgcatctatgcaatcgaaattgtgcatctgtagtttaatctcagccctctattttatttaaatcaatggctttaaattggttcctagttttcatcttaaaaGGGGTTTctatgttaatatat
It contains:
- the LOC130995192 gene encoding ankyrin repeat-containing protein ITN1-like isoform X1, giving the protein MSGEGRMAAELYDAVSKGDVRKFREVVQQDPYLVETASFTCSRNVLHIATLRGKAAIVEEVLNINPQLARDLDSQQSSPLHIAAAQGNIVIVRKLLSVAREACWWRDCHDMNPIHIAAMNGHDEVLKMLLNESHIPAMERLHRGQTVLHLCVKHGKLTTLKVLVEKLGELVYAKDDNGETFLDLAVRCNQDEMVQHLVAMENNNIKVLVDLVDEVSYARSRNFLQIAILRGHEAMVEGLLNTNPHLARDLNSQQSSPLHIAAAERSLEGNVVIVRKLLAVAPEACWWRDCHDMNPIHIAAMNGHVNILKELLERSHMPAMERLHRGQTVLHLCVKHGQLKTLEVLVEKLGEFVYAVDDDGETLSHLAVRCNQLEILRYLWKSNKIKKRKRNSMGKIALQLLDESPPTTTPSYWEMRRILRCIPLKFMFETNMYNVMMVVAILIATMAFQNSVTPPGGVWQDDTPSHKAGEAVIAYTHPEIYRDLVSANNMAFYLSFLVIFLITSGLESMLPVISVAVGPAMCGSIMFIILSYGSSMKVISPNTFNTPLIDYYIFIAVIFIAVLLVLLRAFSWGFPHLCTRDV
- the LOC130995192 gene encoding ankyrin repeat-containing protein NPR4-like isoform X2: MSGEGRMAAELYDAVSKGDVRKFREVVQQDPYLVETASFTCSRNVLHIATLRGKAAIVEEVLNINPQLARDLDSQQSSPLHIAAAQGNIVIVRKLLSVAREACWWRDCHDMNPIHIAAMNGHDEVLKMLLNESHIPAMERLHRGQTVLHLCVKHGKLTTLKVLVEKLGELVYAKDDNGETFLDLAVRCNQDEMVQHLVAMENNNIKVLVDLVDEVSYARSRNFLQIAILRGHEAMVEGLLNTNPHLARDLNSQQSSPLHIAAAERSLEGNVVIVRKLLAVAPEACWWRDCHDMNPIHIAAMNGHVNILKELLERSHMPAMERLHRGQTVLHLCVKHGQLKTLEVLVEKLGEFVYAVDDDGETLSHLAVRCNQLEENVLQHAIDEGINIMKISDSPILVEKQQNQKEKAEFNGQNSTATVG